In Staphylococcus saccharolyticus, one genomic interval encodes:
- a CDS encoding glutamate-1-semialdehyde 2,1-aminomutase has translation MNFTESERLQELSSEYILGGVNSPSRSYKAVGGGAPVVMKEGHGAYLYDVDGNKFIDYLQAYGPIITGHAHTHITEAIQEQAAKGVLYGTPTELEIDFSKKLREAIPSLEKIRFVNSGTEAVMTTIRVARAYTKRNKIIKFAGSYHGHSDLVLVAAGSGPSQLGSPDSAGVPQSVAQEVITVQFNDVDSYREAIEYWKDEIAAVLVEPIVGNFGMVMPQPGFLEEVNKISHDNGTLVIYDEVITAFRFHYGAAQDLLGVKPDLTAFGKIVGGGLPIGGYGGRQDIMEHVAPLGPAYQAGTMAGNPLSMRAGIALLEVLEQDGVYEKLDQLGQRLENGLLNLIEKHNITATINRIYGSLTLYFTDEKVTHYEQVENSDGEAFAQFFKLMLNQGINLAPSKFEAWFLTTEHTEEDIDKTIGAADYAFSQMK, from the coding sequence CACTGAAAGCGAACGTCTGCAGGAACTATCTAGCGAATATATACTAGGAGGAGTTAACTCACCTTCACGTTCTTACAAAGCAGTAGGTGGTGGCGCTCCAGTTGTAATGAAAGAAGGTCATGGTGCTTATTTATACGATGTAGACGGCAACAAATTCATCGATTATTTACAAGCTTATGGTCCTATAATTACTGGACATGCGCATACTCATATTACTGAAGCCATTCAAGAACAAGCAGCTAAAGGTGTGCTATATGGCACGCCAACAGAACTAGAAATTGATTTTTCTAAAAAATTAAGAGAAGCTATCCCTTCTTTAGAAAAAATACGTTTTGTTAATTCTGGTACTGAAGCAGTAATGACAACGATAAGGGTTGCACGTGCATACACCAAAAGAAATAAAATTATTAAATTTGCGGGTTCATATCATGGACATTCTGACCTCGTTTTAGTAGCAGCTGGTAGTGGACCTTCACAGTTAGGCTCTCCAGATTCAGCCGGTGTACCTCAAAGTGTTGCTCAAGAAGTAATTACAGTCCAGTTCAATGATGTTGATTCATATAGAGAAGCCATTGAATATTGGAAAGATGAGATTGCAGCAGTTCTTGTTGAACCAATCGTTGGTAACTTCGGCATGGTTATGCCCCAACCTGGTTTTTTAGAAGAGGTTAATAAAATTTCTCATGACAATGGAACTTTAGTCATTTATGATGAAGTAATTACAGCATTCCGCTTCCATTATGGTGCAGCCCAAGATTTACTCGGAGTTAAACCTGATTTAACTGCTTTTGGTAAAATTGTCGGTGGTGGTTTACCGATTGGCGGATATGGTGGTCGCCAAGATATTATGGAACACGTTGCACCTTTAGGACCAGCTTATCAAGCAGGTACCATGGCAGGTAATCCACTATCTATGAGAGCAGGAATTGCATTATTAGAAGTATTAGAACAAGATGGTGTATATGAAAAGTTAGATCAATTAGGTCAGCGTCTTGAAAATGGTTTATTAAATTTAATTGAAAAGCATAATATTACAGCCACAATTAATAGAATTTATGGCTCACTCACTCTATATTTCACTGATGAGAAAGTCACTCATTATGAACAAGTTGAAAACTCTGATGGAGAAGCCTTTGCACAATTTTTCAAATTAATGTTAAATCAAGGTATTAATTTAGCTCCTTCTAAATTTGAAGCGTGGTTCCTAACAACAGAGCACACTGAGGAAGATATTGATAAAACTATAGGAGCTGCTGATTATGCATTTAGCCAAATGAAATAG